A genomic segment from Rhodospirillum centenum SW encodes:
- a CDS encoding superoxide dismutase, translating to MAFTLPDLTYDVTALEPHIDAQTMGLHHGKHHQAYVTNLNNALAEHSQLHGLSLTDLLKRLGELPEGIRTAVRNNGGGHANHSMFWTIMGPNGGGEPTGAVGEAIARDFGAFEDFKKKFNEAGTKQFGSGWVFVTVDPAGKLEIVARPNQDTPLMDGKPVLMGNDVWEHAYYLKYQNRRADYLAAWWNTVNWTAVNERLSAIRNGGVL from the coding sequence ATGGCCTTCACCCTCCCGGACCTTACCTATGACGTGACGGCGCTGGAGCCGCACATCGATGCGCAGACCATGGGCCTGCACCATGGCAAGCATCATCAGGCCTACGTCACGAACCTGAACAACGCCCTGGCCGAGCACAGCCAGCTGCATGGCCTGTCGCTGACCGACCTGCTGAAGCGGCTGGGCGAACTGCCGGAGGGCATCCGCACCGCCGTGCGCAACAATGGCGGCGGCCACGCCAACCACAGCATGTTCTGGACCATCATGGGGCCGAACGGCGGCGGTGAGCCGACCGGCGCGGTCGGGGAAGCCATCGCCCGCGACTTCGGCGCCTTCGAGGACTTCAAGAAGAAGTTCAACGAGGCCGGCACCAAGCAGTTCGGCTCGGGCTGGGTCTTCGTCACCGTCGATCCCGCCGGCAAGCTGGAGATCGTCGCGCGTCCGAACCAGGACACGCCGCTGATGGACGGCAAGCCGGTGCTGATGGGCAACGACGTGTGGGAGCACGCCTATTACCTGAAGTACCAGAACCGCCGCGCCGACTATCTGGCCGCGTGGTGGAACACGGTGAACTGGACCGCCGTCAACGAGCGCCTGTCCGCCATCCGGAACGGCGGCGTCCTCTGA
- a CDS encoding phytoene/squalene synthase family protein, with the protein MAPSDLSYCADQVRRFDNDRFLTALFAPADRREDLFALYACNLEVAKTREVVSEATLGLIRLQWWRDALEGIGRGEVRRHEVVEALAGTIGRHGLDSARLDRLIEAREADLEEGPPASLVALTAYAEATAAPLAQLALEVLGVRQDAAMEAARHAATAWALTGVLRAVPFHASHQRLLLPADLMACHGVPETALFAGTPPAGLAAVVQVVAEEASRRQAQARALRRQVPAAALPALLTGPLCDLYLTALAKAGFDPFAPRMQMPHPLRQLRLGWAALTGRW; encoded by the coding sequence ATGGCCCCCTCCGATCTATCCTACTGCGCCGATCAGGTACGCCGGTTCGATAACGACCGCTTCCTGACGGCCCTGTTCGCGCCCGCCGACCGCCGCGAGGACCTGTTCGCGCTCTACGCCTGCAATCTTGAGGTCGCCAAGACGCGCGAGGTGGTGAGCGAGGCGACGCTGGGCCTGATCCGGCTGCAGTGGTGGCGGGATGCGCTGGAGGGGATCGGCCGGGGCGAGGTGCGGCGGCACGAGGTGGTGGAGGCACTGGCCGGCACCATCGGACGCCATGGCCTGGACTCTGCCCGTCTCGACCGGCTGATCGAGGCGCGCGAGGCCGATCTGGAGGAGGGGCCGCCGGCCAGCCTCGTTGCCCTCACCGCCTATGCCGAGGCCACCGCGGCGCCGCTGGCCCAGCTCGCGCTGGAGGTTCTGGGGGTGCGCCAGGACGCGGCGATGGAGGCGGCGCGCCATGCCGCCACGGCCTGGGCGCTCACCGGCGTGCTGCGCGCGGTCCCGTTCCATGCTTCGCATCAGCGCCTGCTGCTGCCGGCCGACCTGATGGCGTGCCATGGCGTGCCGGAGACGGCACTGTTCGCCGGGACGCCGCCGGCGGGACTCGCGGCTGTCGTCCAGGTGGTCGCGGAGGAGGCGTCTCGGCGTCAGGCGCAGGCCCGGGCGCTGCGCCGGCAGGTGCCGGCCGCGGCCCTGCCGGCCCTGCTGACGGGGCCGCTCTGCGACCTTTATCTCACCGCTCTGGCAAAGGCGGGATTCGACCCCTTCGCACCGCGGATGCAGATGCCCCACCCGCTGCGTCAGCTCCGTCTGGGCTGGGCCGCGCTGACCGGGCGCTGGTAA
- the trmFO gene encoding methylenetetrahydrofolate--tRNA-(uracil(54)-C(5))-methyltransferase (FADH(2)-oxidizing) TrmFO, with protein MTDTAPIHIVGAGLAGSEAAWQIAQAGIPVVLHEMRPVRRTDAHQTDRCAELVCSNSFRSDDAEYNAVGLLHEEMRRCGSLILTTGDAHKVPAGGALAVDRDGFADAVTAALEAHPLIRIERGELTGLPPADWDSVVVATGPLTSPDLARAILDLTGEAQLSFFDAIAPIVYFESIDLTKAWFQSRYDKEGPGGTGKDYINCAMDKEQYLAFIQALLDAPKTEFKDWEKDTPYFEGCLPIEVMAERGVDTLRYGPMKPVGLTDPHTARRPYAVVQLRQDNALGTLYNLVGFQTKLKYAEQTRVFRMIPGLENAEFARLGGMHRNTFLNSPRLLDPVLRLKAMPRLRFAGQITGCEGYVESAAVGLLAGRFAAAERLGRDPIIPPATTALGALLNHITGGAEAETFQPMNVNFGLFPPLDARQPNGKELHGKDRKRAYTGRALADLDAWLGRGPAAAA; from the coding sequence ATGACTGACACAGCCCCCATCCATATCGTCGGTGCCGGCCTCGCCGGCAGCGAGGCCGCCTGGCAGATCGCGCAGGCCGGTATTCCGGTCGTGCTGCACGAGATGCGCCCCGTCCGCCGCACGGACGCGCACCAGACCGACCGCTGCGCCGAGCTGGTCTGCTCCAACTCCTTCCGCTCGGACGATGCCGAGTACAACGCCGTCGGCCTTCTGCACGAGGAGATGCGGCGCTGCGGCTCGCTCATCCTCACCACCGGCGACGCGCACAAGGTCCCGGCGGGCGGTGCCCTGGCGGTGGACCGCGACGGATTCGCGGACGCCGTGACGGCCGCCCTGGAGGCGCACCCGCTGATCCGGATCGAGCGGGGCGAGCTGACCGGCCTGCCGCCGGCCGACTGGGACAGCGTGGTGGTGGCGACGGGGCCTCTGACCTCGCCCGATCTCGCGCGCGCCATCCTGGACCTGACCGGGGAGGCGCAGCTCTCCTTCTTCGACGCCATCGCGCCGATCGTCTATTTCGAGAGCATCGACCTGACCAAGGCGTGGTTCCAGTCCCGCTACGACAAGGAAGGCCCCGGCGGGACGGGCAAGGACTACATCAACTGCGCCATGGACAAGGAGCAGTACCTGGCCTTCATCCAGGCCCTGCTGGACGCGCCGAAGACCGAGTTCAAGGACTGGGAGAAGGATACGCCCTACTTCGAGGGCTGCCTGCCCATCGAGGTCATGGCGGAGCGCGGGGTAGACACGCTGCGCTACGGCCCGATGAAGCCGGTCGGCCTGACCGACCCGCACACCGCCCGCCGCCCCTACGCCGTGGTCCAGCTCCGCCAGGACAACGCGCTGGGCACGCTCTACAATCTGGTCGGCTTCCAGACCAAGCTGAAATACGCGGAGCAGACCAGGGTCTTCCGGATGATCCCCGGTCTGGAGAACGCCGAGTTCGCCCGGCTGGGCGGCATGCACCGCAACACCTTCCTGAACAGCCCGCGACTGCTGGACCCGGTGCTGCGCCTGAAGGCGATGCCCCGGCTGCGCTTCGCCGGCCAGATCACCGGCTGCGAGGGCTATGTCGAGAGCGCGGCCGTGGGTCTCCTGGCAGGCCGGTTCGCCGCGGCCGAGCGGCTGGGACGCGATCCCATCATCCCGCCGGCGACCACGGCCCTGGGGGCGCTCCTGAACCACATCACCGGCGGGGCTGAGGCGGAGACCTTCCAGCCGATGAACGTCAATTTCGGCCTGTTCCCGCCGCTGGACGCCCGCCAGCCCAACGGCAAGGAACTGCACGGCAAGGACCGCAAGCGCGCCTATACCGGCCGGGCCCTGGCCGATCTGGACGCCTGGCTGGGCCGCGGCCCGGCCGCCGCGGCCTGA
- a CDS encoding DUF1499 domain-containing protein, which yields MIAFLGKLLVWAIGIVAVLFVGWQVFITARIGAIEEEHGGLIDFQTLELGWKPNQFLVAPPGATPLAQPHAAAPVFPVPAASLRDAVIALVEQEPRTRIVRRSDDGMRLTAVQQSRAMRFPDFVSIEIRPAEGGGSTLLVYSRAVFGVRDFGVNQARVEGWLTRLPDRIAAP from the coding sequence GTGATCGCGTTCCTTGGAAAACTGCTTGTCTGGGCCATCGGCATCGTCGCCGTCCTGTTCGTCGGCTGGCAGGTCTTCATCACCGCCCGGATCGGCGCCATCGAGGAGGAGCATGGCGGCCTGATCGACTTCCAGACCCTGGAACTGGGCTGGAAGCCCAACCAGTTCCTCGTCGCGCCGCCGGGGGCGACGCCGCTCGCGCAGCCCCATGCGGCCGCCCCCGTCTTTCCGGTCCCGGCCGCAAGCCTGCGCGATGCCGTCATCGCCCTGGTGGAACAGGAGCCGCGGACCCGCATCGTCCGACGCTCCGATGACGGCATGCGCCTGACCGCGGTCCAGCAGTCCCGCGCCATGCGCTTCCCGGATTTCGTGAGCATCGAGATCCGCCCGGCGGAGGGCGGCGGCAGCACGCTGCTGGTCTACAGCCGTGCCGTGTTCGGTGTCCGCGACTTCGGGGTCAATCAGGCGCGGGTGGAGGGCTGGCTGACCCGGCTGCCGGACAGGATCGCCGCGCCGTAG
- a CDS encoding branched-chain amino acid ABC transporter substrate-binding protein: protein MRIPFLSAMAVPAVLATAILMAGPAAAETAVGLAAPLTGQLAAVGEQLRRGAEQAVADINAAGGVLGEPLRLIPADDGGVPAQAVAVANRLATEGVALVVGHLQSGTTIPASQVYEDEGIVTITPTATSPEVTEGDRTLVFRTCGRDDQQGDVAGGWLARHFAGRRVAVVHDQTTYGKGLADATRAAMAAKGLNDVLYTSLTLGERDFTALVTRIKAANVDAVYFGGLYTEAALLIRQAREAGVTALFVSGDTLATDEFQAIAGPAAEGMTMTFSADARAKPEAQDLIARLRANGGEPGAYTLYAYAAVQVWAKAAEKAGSTDGARVAATLRQGDYATVVGPLAFDAKGDRTSTDYVMYRWGSAGYAPLAAD, encoded by the coding sequence GTGCGCATCCCCTTTCTGTCCGCCATGGCGGTCCCGGCGGTTCTGGCCACCGCCATCCTGATGGCGGGTCCGGCCGCGGCGGAAACGGCTGTCGGCCTCGCGGCCCCGTTGACCGGCCAGCTCGCCGCCGTCGGCGAGCAGCTCCGCCGCGGTGCCGAGCAGGCCGTGGCCGACATCAACGCGGCCGGCGGCGTCCTGGGTGAGCCCCTGCGCCTGATCCCGGCGGACGACGGCGGCGTGCCGGCGCAGGCGGTGGCCGTGGCCAACCGGCTGGCGACGGAGGGCGTGGCCCTGGTCGTCGGCCACCTCCAGTCCGGCACCACGATTCCGGCCTCGCAGGTCTATGAGGACGAGGGGATCGTCACCATCACCCCGACCGCCACCAGCCCCGAAGTGACGGAGGGCGACCGCACCCTGGTCTTCCGCACCTGCGGCCGCGACGACCAGCAGGGCGATGTCGCCGGCGGCTGGCTGGCGCGCCATTTCGCCGGCCGGCGCGTGGCCGTGGTCCACGACCAGACCACCTACGGCAAGGGACTGGCCGACGCCACCCGCGCCGCGATGGCAGCCAAGGGCCTGAACGACGTGCTCTACACCTCCCTGACGCTGGGTGAACGCGACTTCACGGCACTGGTCACCCGGATCAAGGCCGCCAATGTGGATGCCGTCTATTTCGGCGGCCTCTACACCGAAGCCGCCCTGCTGATCCGGCAGGCGCGGGAGGCGGGAGTCACCGCCCTGTTCGTCTCCGGTGACACGCTCGCCACGGACGAGTTCCAGGCCATCGCCGGGCCGGCCGCCGAGGGCATGACCATGACCTTCAGCGCCGATGCCCGCGCGAAGCCGGAGGCGCAGGACCTGATCGCCCGCCTGCGCGCCAACGGCGGCGAGCCGGGTGCCTACACGCTCTACGCCTATGCCGCCGTGCAGGTCTGGGCCAAGGCGGCGGAGAAGGCCGGCAGCACCGACGGCGCCCGGGTCGCGGCAACGCTGCGCCAGGGGGACTATGCCACGGTCGTGGGGCCGCTCGCCTTCGACGCCAAGGGCGACCGCACCAGCACGGATTATGTCATGTACCGCTGGGGCAGCGCCGGCTACGCCCCGCTTGCCGCCGACTGA
- a CDS encoding branched-chain amino acid ABC transporter substrate-binding protein: MQLKTSLLALAAVATLAAAPARADIVVGLGAPITGPNAVFGEQMRRGTEMAVKDLNAKGGVLGETLRFVAEDDASNPSQGVAVANKMATAGAALVVGHFNSAVTIPAAKVYADEGILLITPASTNPQLTEQGLETVFRTCGRDDQQGDVAASYLIKNHRNDRIAVIHDQTTYGKGLADATKAAMNKGGLQEVMYQAVTVGERDMSALITRMRDAGVNVVYFGGLHTEGGLIVRQMADAGMKAVFMSGDGTVNQEFWNITGPTGEGALVTFGADYRDEPIAADVVKRFRDQGYEPEAYTLYSYAAVQAWAAAAEKAKSADAEKVAEALREGEYQTVIGPLSYDEKGDRRSTDYIIYRWSDGAYTPIK, translated from the coding sequence ATGCAGTTGAAGACGTCCCTACTCGCCCTGGCGGCGGTGGCGACCCTCGCCGCGGCGCCGGCGCGCGCCGACATCGTGGTCGGGCTGGGCGCCCCGATCACCGGCCCCAACGCCGTGTTCGGCGAGCAGATGCGGCGCGGCACCGAAATGGCGGTCAAGGACCTGAACGCGAAGGGCGGCGTGCTGGGCGAGACGCTGCGCTTCGTCGCCGAGGACGACGCCTCCAATCCCAGCCAGGGCGTCGCCGTGGCCAACAAGATGGCGACGGCCGGTGCCGCCCTTGTCGTCGGGCACTTCAATTCCGCCGTGACGATCCCCGCCGCCAAGGTCTATGCGGACGAGGGCATCCTCCTGATCACGCCCGCCTCGACCAACCCGCAGCTCACCGAGCAGGGGCTGGAGACGGTGTTCCGCACCTGCGGACGCGACGACCAGCAGGGCGACGTCGCCGCCAGCTACCTGATCAAGAACCACAGGAACGACCGCATCGCGGTGATCCACGACCAGACCACCTACGGCAAGGGACTGGCCGACGCGACCAAGGCGGCGATGAACAAGGGCGGCCTCCAGGAGGTCATGTACCAGGCGGTCACGGTGGGCGAGCGCGACATGTCCGCCCTGATCACCCGCATGCGGGATGCCGGCGTGAACGTCGTCTATTTCGGCGGCCTGCACACCGAGGGCGGCCTGATCGTGCGGCAGATGGCCGATGCCGGCATGAAGGCCGTCTTCATGTCGGGCGACGGCACCGTGAACCAGGAGTTCTGGAACATCACCGGCCCGACCGGCGAGGGCGCCCTGGTGACCTTCGGTGCCGACTACCGCGACGAGCCGATCGCGGCCGACGTGGTGAAGCGCTTCCGCGACCAGGGCTACGAGCCCGAGGCCTACACGCTCTACAGCTATGCCGCCGTCCAGGCCTGGGCTGCCGCGGCCGAGAAGGCGAAGAGCGCGGATGCGGAGAAGGTGGCCGAGGCGCTGCGCGAGGGCGAGTACCAGACCGTGATCGGCCCCCTCTCCTATGACGAGAAGGGCGATCGCCGCTCCACCGACTACATCATCTACCGCTGGTCCGACGGCGCCTACACGCCGATCAAGTGA
- a CDS encoding CDP-alcohol phosphatidyltransferase family protein: MSEPSARPFPWSAWAIHLLTATGAVWAFLALLAVIDGDAPAVFLWLALALLVDGIDGPLARRFEVRTRVPLFDGAALDLIVDYLTYVFVPVAFLWRFDMLPQSLDLVGCAWVLLTSLHLFAKLDMKEPDNHFLGFPAVWNVVVLYLFLLDGGPWTNAAVVLACGILTFLPVRFLHPFRVRRFRPVTVALTAGWGAAAVWLVLAYPARPLFPLVLFLAASAWIVGLSLWRTLSGPWR, encoded by the coding sequence ATGTCAGAACCGTCCGCCCGCCCGTTCCCCTGGTCCGCCTGGGCCATTCATCTGCTCACCGCGACCGGCGCCGTCTGGGCCTTCCTGGCCCTGCTGGCGGTGATCGACGGCGACGCGCCGGCGGTGTTCCTCTGGCTTGCCCTCGCCCTTCTGGTGGACGGGATCGACGGTCCCCTGGCCCGCCGCTTCGAGGTCAGGACGCGCGTGCCGCTGTTCGACGGGGCGGCGCTGGACCTGATCGTCGATTATCTGACCTATGTCTTCGTTCCGGTCGCCTTCCTCTGGCGCTTCGACATGCTGCCGCAGTCCCTCGATCTGGTGGGCTGTGCCTGGGTGCTGCTGACCTCGCTGCATCTCTTCGCCAAGCTCGACATGAAGGAGCCGGACAACCATTTCCTGGGCTTCCCGGCCGTCTGGAACGTGGTGGTGCTGTACCTCTTCCTGCTCGACGGCGGCCCCTGGACGAACGCGGCGGTGGTGCTGGCCTGCGGTATCCTGACCTTCCTGCCGGTGCGCTTCCTGCACCCGTTCCGGGTCCGCCGCTTCCGGCCCGTGACGGTGGCGCTGACGGCGGGCTGGGGCGCGGCGGCGGTCTGGCTGGTGCTCGCCTACCCGGCGCGGCCCCTGTTTCCCCTGGTCCTCTTCCTGGCCGCCAGCGCCTGGATCGTCGGGCTCAGCCTGTGGCGCACGCTCTCCGGCCCCTGGCGCTGA
- the uvrA gene encoding excinuclease ABC subunit UvrA: MNKTISVRGAREHNLKNVDVDLPRDSLVVITGLSGSGKSSLAFDTIYAEGQRRYVESLSAYARQFLELMQKPDVDSIEGLSPAISIEQKTTSRNPRSTVGTVTEIYDYMRLLYARVGVPYSPVTGLPIESQTVSQMVDRILAMPEGTRLYLLAPIARGKKGEFKKELAELRKRGFQRIKLNGELMEIEDAPALDKKLKHDIEVVVDRIVVREGLGNRLADSIETALELSDGLLFAENADTAERTTFSAKFACPESGFTIEEIEPRLFSFNNPYGACPACDGLGARLYFDPGLVVPDDRLSLREGAIAPWAGSSSQYYLQTLESIARHHKVSLETPWKDLPEAVRRTILFGSDGKAITMRYDDGLRAYETNKPFEGVVTNLERRWKETESAWVKEELGKYQSSQPCESCGGARLKPEALAVRIRGLNISQVSAKSIREAGDWFGELDAHLTAKQREIAHRILKEINERLGFLNNVGLDYLALDRASGTLSGGESQRIRLASQIGSGLTGVLYVLDEPSIGLHQRDNDRLLETLKRLRDLGNTVLVVEHDEDAIRQADYLVDMGPGAGVHGGTVVAQGTPEEVKSNQNSVTGQYLTGQRSIPVPALRRSGHRDQVLELAGCRSNNLRDVTARIPLGTFTCVTGVSGGGKSTLVIETLYKALAKKLMGAREHPGEFAALRGIEHLDKVIDIDQSPIGRTPRSNPATYTGCFTPIRDWFAGLPEAKARGYGPGRFSFNVKGGRCEACQGDGVIKIEMHFLPDVYVTCDVCHGHRYNRETLEITYKDKSIAQVLEMTVEEGAEFFRAVPSIRDKLDTLARVGLGYIKIGQPATTLSGGEAQRVKLAKELSRRATGRTLYILDEPTTGLHFEDVRKLLEVLHALVEQGNTVLVIEHNLEVIKTADWIIDLGPEGGAGGGQIVAAGTPEDVVGVERSYTGRYLRPYLESARKPRRRAS, translated from the coding sequence ATGAACAAGACGATCAGCGTCCGCGGTGCGCGCGAGCACAACCTCAAGAACGTCGACGTGGATCTGCCGCGCGACAGTCTGGTGGTGATCACCGGGCTGTCCGGGTCCGGCAAGTCGTCCCTGGCGTTCGACACCATCTATGCCGAGGGGCAGCGCCGCTATGTGGAGAGCCTGTCGGCCTACGCGCGCCAGTTCCTGGAGCTGATGCAGAAGCCGGACGTGGACAGCATCGAGGGGCTGTCCCCGGCCATCTCCATCGAGCAGAAGACGACCAGCCGCAATCCCCGCTCCACCGTCGGCACGGTGACGGAGATCTACGACTACATGCGGCTGCTCTATGCCCGTGTCGGCGTGCCCTATTCGCCGGTCACCGGCCTGCCGATCGAGAGCCAGACGGTCAGCCAGATGGTGGACCGCATCCTGGCGATGCCGGAAGGCACCCGCCTCTACCTGCTGGCCCCCATCGCCCGCGGCAAGAAGGGCGAGTTCAAGAAGGAGCTGGCGGAGCTGCGCAAGCGCGGCTTCCAGCGCATCAAGCTCAACGGCGAGCTGATGGAGATCGAGGACGCGCCGGCGCTGGACAAGAAGCTGAAGCACGACATCGAAGTGGTGGTGGACCGCATCGTCGTGCGCGAGGGGCTGGGCAACCGGCTGGCCGACAGTATCGAGACGGCGCTGGAGCTGTCCGACGGGCTGCTGTTCGCGGAGAACGCGGATACCGCCGAGCGCACCACCTTCTCCGCCAAGTTCGCCTGCCCGGAAAGCGGCTTCACCATCGAGGAGATCGAGCCGCGCCTGTTCTCCTTCAACAATCCCTACGGTGCCTGCCCGGCCTGCGACGGGCTGGGCGCGCGGCTCTACTTCGATCCGGGGCTGGTCGTCCCGGACGACCGGCTGAGCCTGCGGGAGGGCGCCATCGCCCCCTGGGCCGGCAGTTCCTCCCAGTACTATCTCCAGACGCTGGAAAGCATCGCCCGGCACCACAAGGTCAGCCTGGAGACGCCCTGGAAGGACCTGCCCGAGGCGGTCCGGCGGACGATCCTGTTCGGATCGGACGGCAAGGCGATCACCATGCGCTATGACGACGGCCTGCGCGCCTATGAGACGAACAAGCCGTTCGAGGGCGTGGTCACCAACCTGGAACGCCGCTGGAAGGAGACGGAGAGCGCCTGGGTGAAGGAGGAGCTGGGCAAGTACCAGTCCTCGCAGCCCTGCGAATCCTGCGGCGGCGCCCGCCTCAAGCCGGAGGCGCTGGCCGTCCGCATCCGTGGCCTGAACATCTCCCAGGTGTCGGCAAAGTCGATCCGGGAGGCCGGCGACTGGTTCGGGGAACTGGACGCGCACCTGACGGCGAAGCAGCGCGAGATCGCGCACCGGATTCTGAAGGAAATCAACGAGCGCCTTGGTTTCCTTAATAATGTCGGGCTGGACTATCTCGCGCTCGACCGCGCCTCGGGAACCCTGTCGGGCGGCGAGAGCCAGCGCATCCGGCTGGCCTCGCAGATCGGGTCCGGCCTGACGGGCGTGCTCTACGTGCTGGACGAGCCCTCCATCGGCCTGCACCAGCGCGACAACGACCGCCTGCTGGAGACGCTGAAGCGCCTGCGCGACCTGGGCAACACCGTGCTGGTCGTGGAGCATGACGAGGATGCCATCCGCCAGGCCGACTATCTGGTCGACATGGGGCCGGGTGCCGGCGTGCATGGCGGCACGGTGGTCGCACAGGGCACGCCGGAAGAGGTCAAGTCCAACCAGAATTCCGTTACAGGACAGTATCTTACGGGCCAACGCTCGATCCCCGTGCCAGCCCTGCGCCGGAGCGGCCACCGTGACCAGGTGCTGGAACTGGCCGGCTGCCGCTCGAACAACCTGCGCGACGTGACCGCGCGCATTCCGCTGGGCACCTTCACCTGCGTCACCGGCGTCTCGGGCGGCGGCAAGTCCACCCTGGTGATCGAGACGCTGTACAAGGCGCTGGCGAAGAAGCTGATGGGCGCGCGGGAGCATCCCGGCGAGTTCGCCGCCCTGCGCGGGATCGAGCATCTGGACAAGGTGATCGACATCGACCAGTCCCCGATCGGCCGGACGCCGCGGTCGAATCCAGCCACTTACACGGGCTGCTTCACCCCGATCCGCGACTGGTTCGCCGGCCTGCCGGAGGCCAAGGCGCGCGGCTACGGACCCGGCCGGTTCAGCTTCAACGTCAAGGGGGGCCGCTGCGAGGCCTGCCAGGGCGACGGCGTCATCAAGATCGAAATGCACTTCCTGCCGGACGTCTACGTCACCTGCGACGTCTGCCACGGCCACCGCTACAACCGCGAAACCCTGGAGATCACCTACAAGGACAAGAGCATCGCGCAGGTCCTTGAGATGACGGTGGAGGAAGGGGCCGAGTTCTTCCGGGCCGTGCCCTCGATCCGGGACAAGCTGGACACGCTCGCCCGGGTCGGGCTCGGCTACATCAAGATCGGGCAGCCGGCCACCACCCTGTCCGGCGGCGAGGCACAGCGCGTCAAGCTGGCCAAGGAACTGTCGCGCCGGGCCACCGGCCGCACCCTCTACATCCTGGACGAACCGACCACGGGCCTGCATTTCGAGGATGTGAGGAAACTCCTGGAAGTCCTTCATGCCCTTGTCGAACAGGGCAACACGGTGCTGGTGATCGAGCACAATCTGGAGGTCATCAAGACCGCCGACTGGATCATCGACCTGGGGCCGGAGGGCGGTGCCGGCGGCGGCCAGATCGTGGCCGCCGGTACGCCGGAGGATGTCGTCGGTGTCGAGCGCAGCTACACCGGACGCTATCTCCGACCCTATCTGGAGAGCGCCCGGAAGCCGCGCAGACGCGCCTCCTGA
- the ssb gene encoding single-stranded DNA-binding protein, giving the protein MAGSVNKVILIGNLGKDPEIRNMQNGGKVCNLRIATSENWKDRNTGERQERTQWHSVVIFNENLAQIAERYLRKGSKVYIEGQLETRKWTDQSGQEKYTTEVVLRQFRGELTLLDGREGSGGGSGGGDYGGGGDYDRGGDYGGSYGGGGGYGASPQRGPRGGAGGGQAGGQGGGRPPVNNDLDDEIPF; this is encoded by the coding sequence ATGGCAGGCAGCGTCAACAAGGTCATCCTGATCGGCAATCTGGGCAAGGACCCGGAAATCCGGAACATGCAGAACGGCGGCAAGGTCTGCAATCTGCGCATCGCCACCTCCGAGAACTGGAAGGACCGCAACACCGGGGAGCGCCAGGAGCGCACCCAGTGGCATTCCGTCGTCATCTTCAACGAGAATCTGGCCCAGATCGCCGAGCGCTATCTGCGCAAGGGCTCCAAGGTCTATATCGAGGGCCAGCTCGAAACCCGGAAATGGACCGACCAGTCCGGGCAGGAGAAGTACACGACCGAGGTCGTGCTGCGGCAGTTCCGGGGGGAGCTGACCCTGCTGGATGGCCGTGAGGGCAGTGGCGGTGGCAGCGGCGGGGGCGATTACGGCGGCGGCGGGGACTATGACCGTGGTGGCGACTACGGCGGCAGCTATGGCGGCGGGGGCGGCTATGGCGCATCGCCCCAGCGCGGCCCCCGTGGTGGCGCGGGCGGTGGTCAGGCGGGCGGACAGGGCGGCGGCCGTCCGCCGGTCAACAACGATCTCGACGACGAGATTCCGTTCTGA
- a CDS encoding chromophore lyase CpcT/CpeT: MLLSRVSGRPRPIIAALILLGVLIGPLVPAGAARADESQTLAALLTGSFSTAQQAAADPRVPPLRRQVTPIWPRRHDGPWLYVEEAPEDDRDRPIRQAIMQIRFAPERGGVELRSYRLPDPAAAVGAWRDPARLKALMPEQLDRIAGCEVVLYRRGEWTFSGNTVGTDCADPDGRAAYRLIQMSVQSAFTRIWERGFTGAGEAVQETAAGGLRFDKVAPDTLETGAGDTAGPSGR; the protein is encoded by the coding sequence ATGCTGCTCTCCCGCGTTTCCGGCCGACCTCGCCCGATCATCGCCGCCCTGATCCTGCTCGGGGTCCTGATCGGGCCGTTGGTGCCGGCCGGAGCAGCGCGGGCGGATGAAAGCCAGACCCTGGCAGCACTGCTCACGGGCAGCTTCAGCACGGCACAGCAGGCGGCGGCCGACCCGCGGGTTCCGCCCCTGCGCCGTCAGGTCACGCCGATCTGGCCGCGCCGGCATGACGGGCCCTGGCTCTATGTGGAAGAGGCGCCGGAGGACGACCGCGACCGGCCGATCCGCCAGGCCATCATGCAGATCCGCTTCGCGCCGGAGCGGGGCGGGGTGGAACTGCGCAGCTATCGCCTGCCCGATCCCGCCGCTGCGGTCGGGGCCTGGCGCGATCCGGCGCGCCTGAAGGCGCTGATGCCCGAGCAGCTCGACCGGATCGCGGGTTGCGAGGTGGTGCTGTACCGCCGCGGTGAATGGACCTTCTCCGGCAATACCGTCGGGACGGACTGTGCCGATCCCGACGGCAGGGCCGCCTACCGCCTCATCCAGATGTCCGTGCAGTCCGCCTTCACCCGCATCTGGGAGCGCGGCTTCACCGGCGCTGGCGAGGCTGTCCAGGAGACGGCCGCGGGCGGCTTGCGCTTCGACAAGGTCGCTCCGGATACTCTGGAGACAGGGGCCGGCGACACGGCCGGACCGTCCGGCCGCTGA